In Winkia neuii, a genomic segment contains:
- the rpoZ gene encoding DNA-directed RNA polymerase subunit omega — protein MSGIVAHPEGITNPPIDDLLERVDSKYALVVYAAKRARQINTYNQQVADGMISTPGPLVEVSPEDKPLGTALREINEGLLSMEQGTDKE, from the coding sequence ATGTCCGGAATTGTCGCACATCCCGAAGGAATTACGAATCCTCCAATCGACGATCTGCTCGAGAGGGTAGATTCCAAGTATGCATTGGTTGTGTACGCAGCAAAGCGTGCCCGTCAGATCAACACTTACAACCAGCAGGTAGCGGACGGGATGATCTCTACCCCCGGGCCTCTAGTTGAGGTTTCTCCTGAGGACAAGCCGCTCGGTACCGCGCTCCGCGAGATCAATGAGGGCTTGCTGTCTATGGAGCAGGGAACCGACAAGGAATAG
- the metK gene encoding methionine adenosyltransferase, with product MNRLFTSESVTEGHPDKVCDRISDAILDAVLEQDPNAHLAVETLATTGQVHVAGEITTDAYVEIPQIVRGEVSSIGYTSSEVGFDGNSCGVLTSIDQQSPDIQAGVEKSWEVRDDLSGDYDAYDVQGAGDQGLMFGYACDETPDLMPAPIWLAHKLAKRLAQVRKENIVEGLRPDGKTQVTVAYEGDTPVGLDTVVVSSQHSPDLALAKLRPAIVETVIEPTLAELGWSMPDSDSVFVNPAGLFTVGGPMGDAGLTGRKIIVDTYGGYARHGGGAFSGKDASKVDRSAAYALRWVAKNVVAAKLASRCEIQVAYAIGKARPVGLWVDTFGTATVPEEALQKAVSTVFDLRPAAIIDALSLKEPVFKATSSYGHFGRSEFSWEKTNKIEELKAAL from the coding sequence ATGAACCGTCTGTTTACTTCTGAATCTGTTACCGAAGGCCACCCCGATAAGGTATGTGACCGGATTTCTGACGCGATTTTGGACGCTGTCTTAGAACAGGATCCCAATGCGCATCTGGCTGTCGAAACCTTGGCAACTACTGGCCAGGTTCACGTAGCAGGCGAGATTACCACTGACGCCTACGTCGAGATTCCGCAGATTGTGCGCGGAGAAGTTTCTTCCATTGGTTACACCTCTTCCGAGGTTGGTTTCGATGGCAACTCTTGCGGGGTGCTGACCTCAATTGATCAGCAAAGCCCGGATATTCAGGCGGGTGTAGAGAAGTCGTGGGAAGTTCGAGACGACCTGAGTGGCGATTACGACGCGTACGACGTGCAGGGCGCTGGTGACCAGGGCCTCATGTTTGGGTATGCGTGCGACGAGACACCTGATTTGATGCCGGCACCGATTTGGCTAGCCCATAAGCTGGCCAAGCGACTGGCTCAGGTTCGCAAAGAGAACATCGTCGAGGGGCTTCGTCCGGACGGGAAGACCCAGGTCACTGTTGCTTATGAGGGCGACACCCCTGTAGGGCTGGATACTGTAGTGGTTTCCAGCCAGCATTCGCCGGATCTCGCCCTTGCCAAGTTGCGTCCTGCAATTGTCGAGACAGTTATTGAGCCGACGTTGGCTGAGCTGGGATGGTCTATGCCCGATTCGGATTCCGTCTTTGTGAATCCCGCCGGCCTATTCACGGTAGGCGGCCCCATGGGCGATGCAGGCCTGACTGGCAGAAAGATTATCGTTGACACCTACGGGGGGTACGCACGGCACGGGGGAGGCGCCTTCTCTGGCAAGGACGCTTCCAAAGTAGACCGCTCCGCCGCATATGCACTCCGGTGGGTGGCAAAGAATGTTGTTGCGGCAAAGCTTGCCTCGCGCTGTGAAATTCAGGTTGCTTACGCAATCGGAAAAGCTCGTCCGGTAGGTTTGTGGGTAGATACTTTCGGTACTGCTACAGTTCCGGAAGAGGCACTGCAGAAGGCAGTGTCTACCGTATTCGATCTGCGGCCGGCGGCCATTATCGATGCTCTGTCGTTGAAAGAACCTGTATTCAAGGCCACCTCCTCCTACGGCCACTTCGGGCGTAGTGAGTTCAGCTGGGAGAAGACGAATAAGATCGAGGAACTGAAGGCTGCCCTATAG
- a CDS encoding primosomal protein N' — protein sequence MIQDALLALPDPTPRTVTVPGVENPVVSVLVDLSVPHLNRPLDYVLDAKTRNAKVGGLVRVNMAGSRHNGWVISRGSTTEHPGRLARIRSVVSTQPLLTDSIYELAVRLSRKYCGSIAGILAEAIPKRHARTEGSFVPNEADFPDLQIRSDVFAGTDSGKALCSRLQAGQSPRALVMGMPPSGEQGWVGQYIALVASTLASKRTALVILPTASQVKYFSTMLEQAGIDHLRMGSGLSDAQRYRAHLVCLSGGTKVVVGTRSAIWAPLSDLGLIAIWDEASDSLEGRRSPYLHARTIAVERAALAQCGLVLGGYARSVEAHMLLESGWCASVTPLREVLRSHTCINEAPTDQELEAYGPSGHMRIPPPAHKLLARGLEHGPVLIQAPREGYVPVTACVDCGSLARCQECSGPLSLSGAGMLSCNWCGKTNPNYHCPECGSARIRSRKVGARRVGEELGRAFPGVTVTVSGAARAVVEEIDAQPRLVVATPGAEPVAERGYFAAVLLDGAATAGRPELWAPTEALRRWFNAAALVRPEGRTLLLGAVDRALAGAFIRWDGPGWARREYEERKTLDLPPVNWMVAVDGGQEAVEELLAQLKESPLQLKYEVLGPLPTSNGVRALLRSHLGEHMQLMTALNGVQASRSAARKQKVRVQVSPADLWSVH from the coding sequence ATGATCCAAGATGCGCTTCTGGCACTGCCGGACCCTACCCCGCGCACTGTAACAGTGCCCGGGGTAGAAAATCCTGTGGTGTCAGTTTTAGTGGATCTATCGGTGCCGCACCTCAACCGTCCTCTGGATTATGTGCTGGATGCGAAGACACGCAATGCGAAGGTCGGTGGCCTGGTCCGCGTCAATATGGCGGGGAGCCGGCACAATGGCTGGGTAATATCTCGTGGTAGCACCACAGAGCATCCAGGCAGGCTGGCACGTATTCGCTCGGTAGTTTCAACTCAACCACTACTGACAGACAGTATTTACGAGTTAGCGGTACGGCTGAGCCGCAAATACTGCGGTTCCATTGCCGGGATCCTAGCTGAGGCTATTCCTAAGCGACATGCGCGTACTGAAGGTAGCTTTGTGCCTAACGAAGCGGACTTTCCCGATCTGCAGATTCGTAGCGACGTTTTTGCCGGTACCGATAGTGGCAAGGCGCTGTGTTCTCGTCTGCAAGCTGGGCAGTCTCCTAGAGCATTGGTAATGGGGATGCCCCCGTCGGGCGAACAGGGCTGGGTTGGTCAATACATAGCGCTCGTTGCCTCGACGCTTGCCTCGAAGCGAACTGCCCTGGTGATACTTCCTACAGCCTCTCAGGTAAAGTACTTCTCCACAATGCTGGAGCAGGCCGGAATTGATCATCTAAGAATGGGCTCCGGGCTCTCCGATGCACAACGCTATAGGGCTCACCTGGTCTGCCTAAGTGGAGGCACAAAGGTTGTTGTGGGGACCAGAAGCGCAATCTGGGCTCCACTTTCGGATCTTGGACTAATAGCAATTTGGGATGAGGCGTCCGATAGCTTGGAGGGCAGACGCAGTCCCTATCTGCATGCACGCACAATTGCCGTCGAACGTGCCGCACTTGCCCAATGCGGTCTAGTTCTTGGGGGATATGCTCGCTCTGTCGAGGCACACATGCTACTAGAGTCTGGCTGGTGTGCTTCCGTAACTCCTCTTAGGGAAGTGCTGCGGTCGCACACCTGTATCAACGAGGCGCCAACGGACCAGGAACTGGAGGCTTATGGCCCAAGCGGTCACATGCGCATTCCGCCTCCAGCACATAAATTGCTTGCTCGTGGACTCGAGCATGGGCCAGTGCTGATTCAGGCACCTCGGGAGGGCTACGTTCCGGTCACGGCTTGCGTCGATTGCGGTTCACTTGCAAGGTGCCAGGAGTGCTCTGGGCCGCTTTCGCTTTCTGGTGCCGGAATGTTGTCCTGTAACTGGTGCGGTAAGACGAATCCTAACTATCACTGTCCCGAGTGTGGATCGGCGCGAATCCGTTCTCGAAAAGTTGGGGCTCGTCGCGTTGGCGAAGAACTTGGCAGAGCATTTCCCGGAGTTACAGTTACTGTTTCTGGGGCGGCTAGGGCGGTTGTAGAAGAGATAGATGCCCAGCCTCGCCTTGTTGTTGCGACGCCGGGTGCTGAGCCAGTTGCCGAAAGGGGCTACTTTGCGGCTGTATTACTGGATGGGGCAGCCACGGCGGGGCGGCCAGAACTGTGGGCTCCCACTGAGGCTCTTAGACGCTGGTTTAATGCGGCCGCGTTAGTGCGTCCAGAGGGGAGGACTCTTCTTCTGGGAGCTGTAGATAGAGCACTGGCCGGAGCGTTTATTCGCTGGGATGGGCCCGGATGGGCCCGCAGAGAATATGAAGAGCGAAAAACTTTGGACTTACCGCCCGTGAACTGGATGGTTGCTGTTGATGGCGGTCAGGAGGCAGTTGAAGAGCTGCTCGCACAGCTGAAGGAATCTCCCCTCCAGCTAAAGTACGAGGTGCTTGGGCCGCTTCCTACAAGCAATGGGGTACGTGCATTGCTACGCAGTCATCTCGGCGAACATATGCAATTGATGACCGCGTTAAATGGCGTTCAGGCCAGTCGTAGTGCTGCTCGAAAGCAGAAAGTGCGCGTCCAAGTCTCGCCGGCAGATCTATGGTCGGTACACTAG
- a CDS encoding RsmB/NOP family class I SAM-dependent RNA methyltransferase: protein MSYRAKAKRLDPAREAAFEVLCAVDERDAYANLLLPKVLSRKRVKGRDAAFATEITYGTLREMARLDAIISSASSRLVSKLDLPVRALLRIGAYQLLYMRVPAHAAVAETVDQARVHTSDGPAKLVNAALRRVSERDNEEWDNRITQGKSEQQALAICSSHPEWIVGAIAEAAKAAGRADALADILYADNESPYVTLCARPGLIDRERLADIAEDELNTNVAFSDISPWAVILQHGDPALLEPIQRGYAAVQDAGSQLVAGLLAEAPLGGTDDRWLDMCAGPGGKAGLLGALAAQRGARLLANEITPHRAELVRQNVQSLNNVQVQVADALDLEGEGFDRILLDAPCTGLGSLRRRPEARYRKSNSDLAKLTGLQRKLLRKGLEMLRGGGVLCYATCSPHVWETRLVIAEVLADRSDIEIIDAAQVAKDISGVELGNGPMLQLWPDRDETDAMFAALLRKKG, encoded by the coding sequence ATGAGCTATAGAGCTAAAGCTAAGAGGCTGGATCCAGCTCGTGAGGCTGCTTTTGAGGTCTTGTGTGCTGTAGATGAGCGCGATGCCTATGCCAATTTGCTATTGCCGAAGGTCTTGAGCCGCAAGCGGGTAAAGGGGCGCGATGCTGCATTTGCAACAGAGATTACCTACGGCACGTTGCGCGAGATGGCTCGTCTGGACGCGATTATTTCAAGTGCTAGCTCCAGGCTGGTTTCGAAGCTAGATTTACCGGTTCGGGCTCTTTTGCGCATCGGTGCCTATCAGCTCCTTTATATGCGTGTGCCCGCACATGCTGCAGTCGCCGAAACAGTAGACCAGGCGCGGGTACACACCTCTGATGGGCCAGCCAAGTTGGTAAATGCTGCGCTTCGCCGAGTCAGCGAGCGCGACAATGAAGAATGGGATAATCGCATAACGCAGGGCAAAAGTGAGCAGCAGGCTTTAGCGATCTGTTCATCCCACCCGGAGTGGATTGTGGGTGCCATAGCGGAAGCGGCTAAAGCTGCAGGCAGGGCAGATGCGCTAGCAGACATCTTGTATGCGGATAATGAATCTCCGTATGTTACTCTGTGCGCCCGTCCTGGACTGATCGATCGGGAAAGGCTGGCCGATATTGCCGAGGACGAGCTTAATACCAATGTTGCCTTCTCGGATATCTCACCGTGGGCAGTAATTCTGCAGCACGGTGATCCCGCGCTGCTTGAACCTATCCAGAGGGGATACGCGGCAGTGCAGGATGCGGGGTCGCAACTAGTAGCTGGCTTACTTGCCGAGGCTCCCCTCGGAGGGACAGACGACCGCTGGTTGGATATGTGCGCTGGCCCTGGGGGAAAGGCGGGTTTGCTAGGCGCGTTGGCGGCACAGCGAGGCGCACGTCTGCTGGCAAACGAGATTACCCCACACCGGGCAGAGTTGGTTCGGCAGAACGTTCAATCTCTCAATAACGTCCAGGTGCAGGTGGCAGACGCCCTCGACTTGGAAGGCGAGGGCTTCGACAGGATCTTGTTAGATGCCCCCTGCACCGGTCTCGGCTCGCTGCGCCGACGGCCAGAAGCCCGCTACCGCAAATCTAACTCCGATCTAGCGAAGTTGACCGGGCTGCAGAGGAAACTGCTGCGTAAGGGCCTTGAAATGCTCCGCGGCGGCGGGGTACTTTGTTACGCCACCTGCAGCCCCCACGTGTGGGAAACCCGACTGGTCATTGCAGAGGTGCTAGCGGACCGCAGCGACATTGAAATAATTGATGCTGCCCAGGTCGCAAAGGATATTTCGGGAGTAGAACTAGGTAACGGACCAATGCTGCAGCTATGGCCTGACAGAGATGAAACCGATGCCATGTTCGCCGCACTTTTGCGGAAGAAAGGTTAG
- the fmt gene encoding methionyl-tRNA formyltransferase gives MRLIFAGTPDTALPLLEAVAALEDHEIVGVLTRPDAPRGRSKKLRPSQIAKRAEELSIPVYKPATLKDEAAHQLLDSLHADLAVVVAYGQIIPPPALAQLPKGWINVHYSLLPKWRGAAPVERAIEAGERETGVSIFQIEEGLDTGPIWDKQEVPISPSTDTPQLFEALNVKAAQMIGHVLAKIADGNEAPLPQEGTSSYAKMFNKAAQQVDWQRPAEEVSAKIRAFTPGAWSTHQGTRMKIASPTITAKTLPAGAIQATKKQLFVGTGTEALEIGQVAPAGKSWMSGAAWARGAHLDASSKMEEK, from the coding sequence GTGCGTTTAATTTTTGCTGGAACTCCTGATACTGCGCTGCCATTGCTAGAGGCAGTTGCCGCCCTAGAAGATCACGAAATCGTAGGTGTGCTCACCCGCCCGGATGCGCCTAGAGGACGGTCGAAGAAACTTCGTCCCTCTCAAATAGCGAAGAGGGCGGAAGAACTATCTATCCCCGTGTATAAACCGGCAACATTGAAAGATGAGGCTGCTCATCAATTGCTGGATTCATTGCATGCGGATCTGGCAGTGGTTGTTGCGTATGGGCAAATTATTCCGCCGCCAGCACTAGCACAGCTCCCCAAAGGCTGGATAAACGTGCATTATTCGCTGCTGCCCAAGTGGCGCGGGGCAGCGCCGGTGGAACGTGCTATCGAAGCGGGGGAGCGCGAAACGGGCGTAAGCATTTTCCAAATTGAAGAGGGCCTGGACACCGGCCCAATCTGGGACAAGCAAGAAGTCCCCATTTCCCCCTCTACTGATACCCCGCAACTGTTTGAAGCCTTGAATGTGAAAGCAGCCCAGATGATTGGGCACGTACTCGCTAAGATTGCCGATGGAAATGAGGCCCCTCTGCCACAAGAAGGAACGTCCTCTTATGCGAAGATGTTCAATAAGGCAGCTCAGCAAGTTGACTGGCAGCGCCCGGCTGAAGAGGTAAGCGCGAAGATCCGTGCCTTTACTCCAGGGGCATGGTCGACCCATCAGGGGACTCGTATGAAAATTGCCAGTCCAACTATCACAGCTAAGACCTTGCCGGCGGGGGCAATCCAGGCGACAAAAAAGCAGCTTTTCGTAGGCACCGGCACCGAGGCGCTCGAAATTGGGCAGGTTGCGCCAGCTGGTAAATCTTGGATGAGTGGGGCGGCTTGGGCTAGAGGAGCACACCTTGATGCTTCCTCAAAGATGGAGGAGAAATGA
- the mihF gene encoding integration host factor, actinobacterial type: MALPPLTAEQRAAALEKAAEARRVRAEVKVALKKHQTTLSKVLKDAKEDEALGKMKVVTLLESLPRVGSTTAQNIMEEIGIAQSRRIRGLGVHQAQELIRRFG; the protein is encoded by the coding sequence ATGGCTCTGCCTCCACTAACAGCCGAACAGCGTGCTGCTGCTCTGGAAAAGGCTGCTGAAGCTCGTCGCGTCCGCGCTGAAGTTAAGGTAGCTCTGAAGAAGCATCAGACCACCTTGTCGAAGGTGCTCAAGGATGCCAAAGAGGATGAAGCACTCGGCAAGATGAAGGTTGTTACCCTTCTGGAGTCTCTGCCCCGCGTAGGCTCGACCACCGCCCAGAACATTATGGAGGAGATTGGGATCGCTCAGTCGCGACGTATTCGCGGTCTGGGAGTTCACCAGGCTCAGGAGCTGATTCGCCGCTTCGGCTAG
- a CDS encoding DUF3866 family protein — translation MIYRDGVVVNIVRTWEGAGIFEVEVDSAPTNATLIGKGQRLHALAYDRIVGPVKVGDRLRLECSALAKRLGTGGQASVVTNLSALPSDYLPNGHMVKARYMPTQVMVSAADEQGSPTHDKLTRIENVPVVAADLHSQLPAIISGARAAKADARIAYVMTDGAALPLPLSMQVAELVRANWLCGTVTAGQAWGGTYEAVSIPSALQVAAAALSADLIVVSQGPGNLGGDTEFGFSGVDVAWTLTAAAVLGARPIAALRISGADKRNRHLGLSHHTHTVLADLTQVGVDLPLPSFATLDNMPEGFDALVAKQVAQACAGRHHIREVDASGAYELLQDSPVRLRTMGRSLEEDAAIFVSGWAAGNYALS, via the coding sequence ATGATCTATCGAGATGGCGTGGTTGTAAACATCGTTCGTACATGGGAAGGCGCGGGCATCTTTGAAGTGGAAGTAGACTCCGCGCCTACAAATGCAACCCTGATAGGAAAAGGGCAGCGGTTACACGCACTCGCCTATGACCGCATTGTAGGGCCGGTAAAGGTAGGCGACCGTCTGCGTCTGGAATGCTCCGCCCTCGCCAAACGTCTAGGCACCGGTGGGCAGGCAAGTGTTGTCACCAACCTCTCCGCTCTTCCATCAGACTATTTGCCTAACGGCCACATGGTAAAGGCACGGTACATGCCTACCCAGGTGATGGTTTCGGCAGCCGACGAACAAGGGTCGCCAACGCATGACAAGCTCACTCGCATTGAGAATGTTCCAGTAGTGGCGGCAGACCTCCACTCACAGCTGCCCGCCATTATCTCCGGAGCGCGGGCAGCGAAGGCGGACGCAAGAATTGCGTACGTGATGACAGACGGGGCCGCCCTCCCGCTTCCTTTGTCCATGCAAGTAGCGGAGCTTGTGCGCGCAAATTGGTTATGTGGGACAGTCACCGCTGGACAGGCTTGGGGCGGCACCTACGAAGCCGTTTCTATTCCTTCAGCGCTACAGGTGGCAGCCGCTGCCCTATCTGCAGACCTGATAGTTGTCTCGCAAGGGCCGGGAAATTTGGGGGGCGACACCGAGTTCGGTTTTTCCGGAGTAGACGTAGCCTGGACCTTGACTGCGGCTGCTGTGCTGGGGGCCCGCCCGATTGCCGCGCTGCGCATCTCCGGAGCGGACAAGCGCAACCGCCATCTGGGGCTTTCTCACCATACCCACACTGTCTTAGCCGACCTTACGCAGGTGGGGGTAGACCTTCCGCTCCCCTCTTTCGCCACTCTAGACAACATGCCAGAAGGATTCGATGCCCTGGTAGCCAAGCAAGTTGCTCAGGCCTGTGCTGGCCGCCACCACATTCGCGAGGTCGACGCCAGCGGTGCCTACGAGCTCTTACAGGACTCGCCCGTTAGGCTCCGCACGATGGGCCGCAGCTTGGAAGAGGACGCAGCGATATTTGTTAGCGGTTGGGCCGCAGGCAACTACGCATTGAGCTAA
- the coaBC gene encoding bifunctional phosphopantothenoylcysteine decarboxylase/phosphopantothenate--cysteine ligase CoaBC, with protein sequence MANALVGVTGGIAAYKAVGVVRALIKAGWHVRVIPTADALQMVGKATWEALTGEPVRTGVFEDAQHVDHIEAARKADVALVVPATANVLAKMACGIADDLLSTTLLALTCPLVVVPAMHTQMWEHPATQTNVDTLRTRGVRVVTPAQGDLSSGDSGRGRLPDEATILFHLKAALRKQSLRGYKAAVSAGGTREPLDPVRWIGNRSSGRMGASIASELAAAGAEVTFVGANVEDAIVPAGTRVVSVASTAELEEAMLAAQAECDILVQCAAVADFTPKTVSAGKIKKTPADTMVLELTKNPDILAELAQNRRPGQLVVGFAAETGTPTEVAQLGKEKARRKGADLLVINQVGDTAGFGDVDTTITLVDAKGQQLGSAQGPKDVVARAVVEEISTLASKC encoded by the coding sequence ATGGCAAATGCGCTTGTAGGAGTAACCGGAGGGATCGCGGCCTATAAGGCAGTCGGTGTTGTAAGAGCTCTTATCAAGGCCGGCTGGCATGTCCGTGTTATTCCTACTGCTGATGCTTTGCAGATGGTGGGAAAGGCCACCTGGGAAGCTCTTACCGGAGAGCCTGTGCGGACGGGCGTTTTTGAAGATGCTCAGCACGTTGACCATATTGAGGCTGCCAGGAAGGCAGATGTTGCCCTGGTCGTGCCTGCAACAGCCAACGTACTCGCAAAGATGGCTTGCGGTATAGCGGACGATCTACTGAGCACCACTTTGCTAGCACTAACGTGTCCGCTGGTAGTGGTTCCTGCTATGCACACGCAGATGTGGGAGCACCCTGCCACGCAGACTAACGTGGATACATTGCGGACACGTGGCGTTCGCGTCGTTACTCCCGCGCAAGGAGATCTATCCTCCGGCGACTCGGGCCGAGGACGTTTGCCGGATGAAGCCACAATCTTGTTCCACCTCAAAGCGGCGCTGCGGAAGCAGTCGCTGCGAGGATATAAGGCTGCCGTGTCTGCTGGTGGGACTCGCGAGCCGCTCGATCCTGTGCGGTGGATTGGAAATCGATCCTCCGGGCGCATGGGCGCTTCTATTGCTAGTGAGCTTGCTGCCGCCGGCGCTGAAGTAACCTTTGTCGGAGCAAACGTCGAAGACGCGATAGTCCCCGCTGGCACGCGAGTCGTGTCTGTCGCTAGCACAGCCGAGCTCGAGGAGGCAATGCTCGCGGCACAGGCTGAGTGTGACATTCTAGTGCAGTGCGCCGCGGTCGCTGATTTTACTCCGAAGACAGTATCCGCCGGGAAAATCAAGAAGACGCCAGCTGACACCATGGTGCTGGAACTGACTAAGAATCCAGATATTTTGGCTGAATTGGCGCAGAATAGGCGACCTGGCCAGCTGGTGGTTGGCTTTGCTGCAGAGACTGGTACTCCTACAGAGGTGGCACAGCTAGGAAAAGAGAAGGCCCGCCGCAAGGGGGCTGATCTGCTTGTTATCAATCAGGTCGGAGATACCGCCGGATTTGGCGACGTTGACACGACTATTACGCTCGTCGATGCCAAAGGTCAACAGCTTGGCAGTGCACAGGGTCCAAAAGATGTTGTTGCCCGCGCCGTTGTTGAGGAAATTAGTACTCTAGCTTCTAAGTGCTAG
- the gmk gene encoding guanylate kinase, with amino-acid sequence MSAKLTVLAGPTAVGKGTVVARLRELYPNLYVSISATTRNPRPGEEDGKDYYFVNQHRFDQLVRDGKMLEWAQVHGAHCYGTPAEPVDNALSEGRAVLVEIDLAGARQIRQKRPDAQLVFLLPPSWEELVSRLRGRGTEDELEQTRRLQTAKVELAAADEFDVQIVNDEVNTAVSKLASVMGLA; translated from the coding sequence ATGAGCGCGAAACTTACGGTACTTGCAGGTCCCACGGCGGTGGGTAAAGGGACAGTAGTGGCAAGGTTGAGGGAGCTTTACCCAAACCTTTATGTTTCTATCTCAGCTACTACTCGCAATCCTCGTCCTGGTGAAGAGGACGGCAAGGACTACTATTTTGTCAATCAACATCGCTTTGACCAGTTAGTGCGCGATGGGAAGATGCTTGAATGGGCGCAGGTGCACGGGGCGCACTGCTACGGAACTCCAGCCGAACCGGTAGATAACGCCTTGTCTGAGGGTAGGGCGGTGCTAGTCGAGATCGACTTGGCCGGTGCTCGGCAGATTCGGCAGAAGCGCCCCGATGCTCAGTTAGTCTTCCTGCTTCCACCTTCGTGGGAGGAGCTTGTGTCGCGATTGCGCGGACGAGGAACTGAAGATGAATTAGAGCAGACTAGAAGACTGCAGACCGCAAAAGTGGAGCTTGCAGCTGCTGACGAATTCGACGTTCAAATCGTAAATGATGAGGTAAATACCGCAGTTTCTAAGCTGGCCTCCGTTATGGGCCTGGCATAA
- a CDS encoding helix-turn-helix transcriptional regulator has translation MTDFRVKGTERVANLLVTLVNAPTKGITKAALLESVAGYTPADERTFERDKKTLVDAGIALKIRQDEVFTNETYYSVDLASSDLKLDSLEAAVVLAAIRMWSDDAGWNVSQVESKVPDAAPIDVPQWHVSGTESLTGFMEALVAGRSVSFKYRKGSGETEVRHVDPWRLRAKDGAWYLLGYDHDRDRVRTFRVSRVIGEPTPGAVISHPASDAVVDAFEIAPLVAIAPGSEHALRMRGTRRPADERTPEGWQNYLLEEDDFLAWLGDLVECGPNVVVLAPNRLRQEVIAHFKKMVDDA, from the coding sequence GTGACAGATTTCAGAGTGAAGGGTACTGAACGGGTAGCGAATTTGCTCGTTACCTTAGTCAATGCGCCTACTAAAGGAATAACCAAGGCAGCACTTTTGGAGTCGGTTGCGGGGTATACCCCAGCAGATGAGCGCACTTTTGAACGTGACAAGAAGACCTTGGTGGATGCGGGGATTGCACTTAAAATCCGCCAGGACGAGGTTTTTACAAACGAGACCTACTATTCGGTGGATTTAGCGAGTTCGGATTTGAAATTGGATTCGCTGGAGGCAGCGGTAGTGCTGGCCGCCATCCGCATGTGGTCGGATGATGCCGGCTGGAACGTCTCTCAGGTTGAATCGAAGGTGCCCGATGCCGCTCCAATTGACGTGCCGCAGTGGCATGTTTCAGGTACTGAATCTCTTACAGGCTTTATGGAGGCGCTGGTAGCGGGCCGCTCGGTTAGCTTCAAATACCGCAAGGGGAGCGGTGAAACTGAAGTACGGCACGTCGATCCGTGGCGGTTGCGTGCGAAGGATGGCGCTTGGTACCTACTCGGCTATGACCACGATCGTGATCGCGTGCGTACGTTTCGAGTGTCTCGGGTTATTGGAGAACCGACGCCGGGAGCGGTCATCTCGCATCCTGCTTCTGACGCGGTAGTGGATGCTTTCGAGATAGCCCCACTGGTTGCTATTGCTCCCGGTAGTGAGCATGCTTTACGGATGCGAGGTACGCGCCGGCCTGCTGACGAGCGAACCCCGGAGGGGTGGCAGAACTACTTACTTGAAGAGGACGATTTCCTAGCTTGGCTGGGGGATCTGGTTGAGTGCGGCCCCAACGTTGTGGTGCTAGCTCCCAATCGGCTACGACAAGAGGTAATTGCCCATTTTAAGAAGATGGTGGATGATGCCTAG
- the rpe gene encoding ribulose-phosphate 3-epimerase, whose product MTTISPSILNCDIADLRGELAKIKNADYAHVDVMDNHFVPNLTWGLPVVESVVKTGILPVDAHLMIENPDVWAPQYAEVGCASVTFHAEAAAAPLRLAKEIHKLGAKVGLALNPATPFEQFQDVLGYFDMILCMTVEPGFGGQSFISEVLPKIRRARKAISAAGVQVSIQVDGGVSRKTIEQAADAGADVFVAGSAVFGAEDADKEISALRSLAEGHCH is encoded by the coding sequence ATGACTACGATTTCTCCCTCAATTCTCAATTGCGATATAGCCGACCTACGCGGCGAGCTGGCGAAGATCAAGAATGCTGATTATGCCCACGTTGACGTGATGGACAACCATTTCGTCCCAAATCTGACATGGGGATTGCCGGTGGTGGAATCGGTAGTAAAAACAGGTATTTTGCCCGTTGATGCCCACCTGATGATCGAAAATCCTGACGTGTGGGCGCCGCAATATGCCGAGGTCGGGTGTGCGTCGGTAACCTTCCATGCGGAGGCTGCGGCAGCGCCTCTTCGACTGGCAAAAGAGATCCACAAGCTAGGGGCAAAGGTGGGGCTTGCGCTAAATCCTGCCACTCCGTTCGAGCAGTTCCAGGACGTGTTGGGCTACTTTGACATGATCCTGTGTATGACGGTGGAACCCGGCTTTGGGGGGCAGTCGTTCATAAGCGAGGTGCTGCCAAAAATTCGCCGGGCCCGCAAGGCTATTTCGGCTGCGGGTGTGCAAGTATCAATCCAGGTCGATGGCGGGGTATCCCGGAAGACCATTGAGCAGGCTGCCGATGCAGGTGCTGACGTATTTGTTGCTGGTTCTGCTGTGTTCGGTGCTGAGGACGCTGACAAGGAGATTTCCGCGTTGCGCTCACTGGCCGAGGGGCACTGCCACTGA